Sequence from the Guyparkeria hydrothermalis genome:
CGCCAGCCCGAAGATGGCCGACTGGCTGGCCGAGCTGGGCGAGCACGAAATGGTGCCCATGGGCAGTTCGCTGAAGCTCTGTCTGGTCGCGGAAGGGGAGGCGGACGTCTATCCCCGGCTGGGGCCGACGAGCCTCTGGGACACCGGTGCGGCCCAGGCCGTGGTGGAGGCGGCCGGTGGGCGTGTCATCGAACCGTCGGGCAAGGTGCTCGGCTACGCCGACACCTCCGAGGTGCTCAACCCCTATTTTCTTGCCTTCGGGCGCCGCGTCGCCTCCTGGCCGGCCTTGGGCGAATAGCCCGGGTTGGCGACATTGACATGACGGGCGGCATACGGTGATCGTGGCCCTCGGTATCCTCGCCCTGTGGGCGGCCGGATTTATCGGGGCGCTGATGATCGAGTCGTTTCAGCGCCCGCATGCCCTTCCCCCGGGGCGTCGTCGAACGGCGGCGGTCGTGACCCACGCCGGCGTCTGGACGGTCCTGTTCTCGCTATTGGTGATCGTGCTGGCCCGGCCCGTCTTCGCGCTGGCCATCAGCTGGGCGCTGTGGTTCGCCCTGGTGATGGTCAACAACGCGAAGGAGCGGGTGCTCCGAGAGCCGTTCCTTTTCGACGATTACGACTACTTCCTCGACGCCCTTCGTCATCCCCGCTTGTTCCTGCCGTTTCTCGGTGGGGCCAAGGGGTTGGCGATCACGGTCGTGTCGATCGGCGTGGTCGTTGCCGGCTGGTGGCTGGAGCCGTCATGGGCTCGGGGCGTCGGGGCCATCGCGGTGGCCGGCGGCCTGATGGTCGTGGGGGCGGCGGTCGCGATGCTGTCGGCCCGCCGTGGAGCGACCACGCTTACGTTTCGCCCGGGGGTCGACCATCGCCGGCATGGCCTGATCGCGCACCTGGCGTTTCAGGCAGCGGCCCGGCAACCGTCGCCCGAACCGTCTATGCCATGGCGACGTGGGCGACCGTCTCCTGCGCCGGACCAGCGGGTTCCTGACGTCGTCGCGGTGCAGAGCGAGTCCTTCTTCGATCCCCGGCAACGGTTTCCCGGGGTGCGCCCGGAGGTGCTGACGCATTTCGACCGTCTCGCTCGGGAAGGCGTTTCCGGCAAGCTTGATGTGCCGGCATTCGGTGCCAACACGGTTCGCAGCGAGTTCGCGTTTCTTTCCGGCGTGCCGGAAGCGCAGCTCGGTCACCGACAGTTCAGTCCCTATCGATTCGTGCAGCCCGGCTTTCTGGATGTGACGCTGGCATCCGTGTTCCGCGAGGCGGGTTATCGGACGGTGTGCGTGCATCCCTACCATGGGGGCTTCTATCGCCGGAACCAGGTCATGCCGTTGCTTGGGTTTGACGAGTTCGTCGATATCACGCCCTTTGCCGACGCCAGGGGTGACGGGCCGTACGTCGACGATGACGCGCTCGCCGACTGGATAATCGAGCAGCTGGGTGATTCGGATCGACCGCTGTTCGTCTTCGCGATCACCATGGAGAACCATGGTCCGCTTCACCTGGAAACACCGCGTCCCGGTGAGGCGGATGACTACTTCCTGCACGGTCAGGCGAGCGACGACCCCGATGCGACCATCTACCTACGACACCTGGTGAATGCGGATCGGATGCTGGGGCGTCTCGCTGCTGCCCTGAAGGATGGCGATCGCCCCGGTGCCCTGTGCTGGTTCGGGGACCATCCTCCGATCCTTCCGCAGGTCTACTCGCGCCACGGTTACCCGGGGCGGTCGACCGATTATCTCGTATGGCGGACCGAGCCGGCGCTCGCTGCGGCAGCGGTCCGGCGGCCACTGCATCAGCTTGGCGCGACCTTGATCGATGCCATCGGGTGGCAGACCGATGAACGGTGAGGGAGCGGGCTAGCCTCGTGCAGGCCGGCGACGCAGGGGTATGAACGCAATAAGGCGCGTCCGGGGCGTATCGGGCGCGCCTTTTTCTGTTCGGAGCATGGGTGCCAGACCGGTTTACGGCCTGCATGGGGCGGGATTAGCCGTTGTCCCGCTTATGTCGCGGTTCCTCTCAGGTCAGACGCGCCCTGCGCGCACGGTGAGGGGCCAGACGATCCCATGCGCAACGTCAGGTTCGCCCCAATCGCGCTGAAGTGTCTCGGCGAAAGACTTGAACAGATTTTCATGCCCTAGCGCCACTGCACGCTTTTTGGCGGACCAGGTATCGAGATAGCCAAGGAAGTCGGAGAGATTCCATGCCTTGCGGATGTACAGTTTCGGCGTGTCGAATTCCTCGAACGGGAAGGGAAGGTCCGCGTAGCCGGTCTCCACATGGTGCCGTTCTTTGGGCCAGAAGGCAGGCAGCTCCTGCCAGTAAAAGCGTTGAAATGCGCTGTTGGCGCCGGATTCAATGTAGGGGACCCCGTAGCTCACCAGTGCGACCGCACCACCCGGACGGAGGATACGACGTGTTTCCGAGTAGAAACGATCCAGGTCGAACCAGTGTGCTGCCTGTGCGGTAACGACCAGGTCTGCCGAGTCGTCCGCGACAGGTAAGGCTTCGGCCGGTCCCTGACGGTACTCGATGCGGGGGTGTTGCACGGCGTTTCTTAACTGGTTGATGCTTGGGTCGATCCCAATTACCCGTTCGAAGTGGTTGGTGAGTGTCGCCGTGAGTTGGCCGGTCCCGCTGCCGACATCGACGGCCAGGACGTTGCCTCGACATGCAGCCGAGAGCGTATCCACCAGCTCCGACGGGTAGTCGGGGCGGTGACGAGCATAGGCGTTTCCGCCCGACTCAAAATGATTCGAAAGCGGGCAATCCATCAAGACAAAGCCAGTGGTTGTCGGTTACAGAGTGATTGCGCGCGGGAGTCTGGCTGGCATTCCCTGACTCCGGGTAACGCGAAACGGGATGAGTGGTACACAACGGCGTCACATTCCGAGGTTAGGGTGATCGCGTGGCCGGTCGCGCGGCGGTTCTCCGATCGGGTGCCGGCCATGAGTGGATGCCGGCTTCCTCTCGTTGTCCCAACGGCGCCGCTCTCGCTTGGTGATTTCTCACTCGCTCCTAGTTGCCCCGCCTCGTGCGGGGTTTTCTTTTGCCAGCTCACGGCAGGGTTCGCGTCAATCCCGCATGACGTGCTTGAGAATGCCGACGACCTGCTCCGGCGTAGTCGCCCAGGCCATGGCGGCGGCGTCGACTTCCTTGAGCGGATGGATCAGTCCCTCGTCGTGCAGGGTGATGTAGGGCGTGCCCATCGCGGCGCAGTAGCCGGCATCGAAGGCGGCGTTCCACTGCTTGTACTTGTCGCCGAATCGGACCACCGCAACGTCGGCCTGTTCGAGCAGGGTCTTGATGCGGATCGCATTGACCTTGGCGGACTTGTGGTCGCGCCAGAATTGCTTGTCCTCCTCGCCGAGCAGGTCGCCGGCGGCGTCACTCGCCGCATGGTCGGTGACCGGGCGGGTGAAGTTGATATCGAGACAGGCGTCCTTTGCGCCCTGTTCGATCTGCTCGCGCCAGTCGGTGTGGATCTCGCCGGAAAGATAGACGGTCAGGCTCATCGCAATGCTCCTCGTTGATGCGCGTTATTCGGGCAGGTCGGTGACCGCGCCGGTGGAAGCCGAGCTCACGGTCTTCGCGTATTTTGCCAGCACACCACGCGGGTAGTTGGGCGCGGGGCGTTGCCATTTGGCGCGGCGGCGCTCGAGTTCGTCGTTGTCGACGGCAAGCTCGATGGTGTCGGCCTCGGCATCGATGGTGATGCTGTCGCCGTCCTCGACCAGCGCGATCGGCCCGCCGTCGAAGGCCTCGGGGGTGATGTGGCCGACGACGAAGCCGTGGCTGCCGCCGGAGAAACGCCCGTCGGTGATCAGCGCGACCTCCTTGCCCAGGCCCCGGCCCATGATCGCCGAGGTGGGCGAGAGCATCTCGCGCATGCCCGGCCCGCCGCGCGGGCCCTCGTAGCGGATCACCACCACGTCGCCGGCGGTGACGGTGCCATCGAGGATGCGCTCCTGGGCCTCCTCCTCGGAGCCGAACACGCGTGCGGTGCCGGAAAAGCGCGTGCCTTCCTTGCCGGTGATCTTGGCCACCGCACCTTCCGGGGCGAGGTTGCCCTTGAGGATGCGCAGGTGGCTGTCCGCTTTTTTCGGCGTATCGAGCGGGGCGATGATCTGCTGGTCGTCGGGGTAGGGCGTCACCTCACTGAGGTTATCCGCCAGCGTCCGGCCGGTGACGGTCAGGCAGTCGCCATGCAGCAGGCCCACGTCGAGCAGGTTCTTCATCAGCGGCTGGATGCCGCCGATCTCGACCAGCTCGCTCATCATGTAGTGCCCGGAGGGGCGCAGGTCGGCAAGCACCGGAACGCGCCGGCCGATTTCGGTGAAGTCATCCAGCGTGAGCGGCACGTCGACGACATTGGCCATCGCCAGCAGGTGCAGCACCGCGTTGGTGGAGCCACCCAGGGCGATCGTCACCGTGATGGCGTTCTCGAAGGCCTTGCGCGTCATGATGTCGCGCGGCCGGATGTCCTGGTCCAGGAGTTTCAGCACCGCCGCGCCGGCCGCCTTGCTGTCGGCGCGCTTTTCCTCGGAGACGGCATTCTGCGCCGAGCTGCCCGGCAGGCTCATGCCGAGTGCCTCGATCGCCGAGGCCATGGTATTGGCGGTGTACATCCCGCCGCAGGAGCCCGGGCCGGGGATGGCGGTCTTCTCGATGTCCTCCAGTCGCGGCAGGTCGATCTCGCCCTTGGTGTAGGCGCCGACGGCCTCGAACACCGAGACGATATCGGTGTGGCACTTGCCGGGCAGGATGGTGCCGCCGTAGACGAACACCGAGGGGCGATTGAGGCGTGCCATGCCGATCAGGCAGCCGGGCATGTTCTTGTCGCAGCCGCCGATGGCGACCAGCCCGTCGAAGCCCTCGCAGCCGGCGACCGTCTCGATCGAGTCGGCGATCACCTCGCGCGAGACCAGCGAGTACTTCATGCCCTCGGTGCCGTTGGCGATGCCATCCGAGATGGTGATGGTGTTGAAGATCACGCCCTTGCCGCCGGCGGCATCGGCGCCAACGCGGGCCGCCTCTGCAAGCTTGTCGATATGGGCGTTGCAGGGCGTGACCTGGCTCCAGGTCGAGGCGACGCCGACCTGCGGCTTTTGGAAGTCCTCGTCCTCAAAACCCACTGCGCGCAGCATCGCGCGGCTGGCGGACTTGTTGATGCCGTCGACTACCGGGGCGGAATGACGGCGGCGCGGATCGGTCGGCTGGTCGCTCATGCACGTCTCTCCTTGTCTCGATCAGGTTCGTGTTTCGGGATGCTAATGAGGGTACGAAAAAGCCCGGCAGTCTGCCGGGCTCGTCGACGGATTGGCAAACGGGATCAGTGCCGGCCTTCGGCGACTTCCTCGACCAGCTTGGCATTGAATGCCGGCAGGTCGTCGGGGTTGCGGCTGCTGACCAGGCCGTTGTCGACCACGACTTCTTCGTCGACCCACATGGCACCAGCGTTCTTCAGGTCGGTCTGGATGCTCGGGTAGGAGGTCATCCGGCGGCCCTGCAGCACGTCCGCCTCCGCCAGCGTCCAGCCGCCGTGACAGATCGCCGCCACCGGCTTGTGGTGGTCGAAGAATTCCCGCACGAAGGCCACCGCCTTGTCGTTCTGGCGCAGTGCGTCGGGATTCATCACGCCGCCGGGAAGCACCAGCGCGTCGTAATTCGATTCGCTGGCCGAGTCGAGCGGCGTGTCGACGTCGAAGACATCGCCCCAGTCGGTGTGCTGCCAACCCTTCACCCGGCGATCGGCGGGGGAGACGATCTCGGCGGTGGCGCCGGCCTCCTCGAGCGCGCGCTTGGGTTCGGTCAGCTCGACCTGCTCGAAACCATCGGCGACCAGCAGGGCAACTCGCTTGCCATTGAGATGTTCGGCCATGGTGTACCTCCTCGTTTCGTGGTGAAAGTAACCGCGAGGCCTAGAGCGTAGAAGACATGACGCTGAGCGTCAGGAATCGGTCACATTGACGGGGCTGCAGACGTGATTAGGTTCGTGGCGTTTCCCCGGAACGTGGTGCGAAGGGTGATGTGGATTTCCGTATATCATGGGTTCGGTTTTGGCTCTCCACGGATTGGAGATGCCGTCACGGAGACCCCCTGGAGTTCACGGAATGAACATGCCTTACCCCATCCTCGCTCTTGCCGCCTCCGTCCTGCTTGCCACGGCACCGTTCGCTGTTGCCGGTGCGGAAGAAACGCCGGCGGATTCCTTCAAGCGCCTGTACTTGACCCTGTGCATGCAACATCTGAACGATCTTGGCCGCATGCGGCAGGGGTTGAGCTCGGCTCCTCGTCTGCCGCCCGAGAAAGCCACGTACTTTCTCAACGGGAAGGACGGTGACGCATGGCCGGTTCCGACCGATCAGGGGCGATTCGTGCTCGCCCTCCCGGAGGGTGACAATTTGTGCGCGGTGTTCGCGCGACGAGTGGATACCCACTTGGTGGAGAAGTCATTCGTCGATCTGGTGGCCGAAGCGCCGGCACCGCTGCTTTCGAGGCAGGTCAGGGACGAGCGGGAGATGTCCCGCCCGAACGGCGAGACGCATACCCTGGCCTACGAGTGGTATGTACCTGACGCGCCACGGAGCATGCTGTTCACGTTGACCACCGCTCCCAAGGATGACGCCTCGATCCAGGCGCTCGGTTCGGCGGCGCTCATAACGCGATGACGTTCGGCTGGGCAACTTTCGACTAGCCTCGGGGCAGGCATTCTTCACGAGCCGCGAACCGCATGCCCCGACCTTTCCCGACCGCCCGTTATCCCCGCCTGATGATCGCTGCCTCGGTGCTGGTTGTCGGGGGCGTTGTGGCCACGGCACAGGCCGACTACTCGACGCCGGCGCGGACGGTCTCGTTCGAAGGGGAAACCGTGCGTTATCACGTGATGGGTGAGCCGGACGCGCCGGTGGCGATTCTTCTCGGCGGAGGGCCGGGCTTTTCCAGCTGGAATCTCGAGCCGGTACAGCGGCGGTTGGCTGCTATCGGCTATCGCGTGGTGTTGATGGATATGCTCGGAGTGGGTGAGAACGAGCGGGACACGCTCAAGGCGCCGTTGGCTGCCTGGGAGCGGCAGATCGAACAGGTTCATGCCGAGGTGGCCGACGACGAGCGCGTTCTGCTGGTCGGCCATTCCTGGGGGGCGTTGATGGCGCTCGTCTACACGCAATCACGCCCCGCTGCGGTCGAGCGGATCGTCATGCTCAATCCGGTCGATCCCGAACGCCGTGGCCTGAGCGACCTCGTGGTGGAAATCGACAACCGGCGCGCGGCGGCAATCGGCGACGATGACTGGCCGAGCGAATCGGATTGGGACAACCGCATTGGCACGGCAGGCGACATGGGGGTGCATGCCCGGCGGCAAATCGGTGCGGCATTGCCGTCCTATTTTCTCGACTACCGGCAGGGGCAGCGTTACGCGCGGCAGTTCAGCGAGCGGGACTTCGATCCCGATCTCAACGTGCGGGGCTGGAGTGCCTATCGAGATAACCCGGTTGGCTACGCGACCATTCGGCGCTGGGACGTGCCGATCGACTTCATCGGCTGCCGGCAGGATCTGCTGATGCCGGAAAACCTCGAGGCGCTGCAGGCGAACCTGTCGCTGGCGCGGATCGAGGTGCTGACGGGGTGCGTGCACTTTCCCTGGGAAGAAGTGCCGCAGCAGTTCGGCGAGGCGTTGGCACGGGTGGTGGCCCGGCCGGCGCCCGGGGAGGGGTCGGACGGCCCCTGAGGATCAGTCGTCCTTGGCCGCGTCTTCGACGGAATTGCCGAGGCTCCGGATGTCCTCGCCAAGACCTTCCATGGTGTTGCAGCCGGCGGTCAGGGCCAACAGCCCGGCGAGGAAGGTTGCGGTGATGAGTCGGCTGATCATGATGATGTCTCCTTGTTCGTGGTCACGCGTCGATGTGTCTTCGGGAACGCGTCAATATTATTCAAAAAACCGGGACCCGGCACCTGTCCCGAGGGCCGGGCACCGGTCTGTTCGCCAGCCACATACCAAAAAAAGCCACGCCGCGTTGGGCGTGGCCTCGTTCCGCCGGAGGGCGGAGCAACGTCAATCGTGCTCTTCGGCCTCGTTGTCGATGGACTCGCCGAGATCCTGAGTGTCCTCGCCGAGGCCTTCAACGGTATTGCAGCCCGACAGGATGGCCATCGGCGCGATCAATGCTGCCAGTAGACTCATGCGCTTGAGGAACGAAGTCATCATCTCGTTTCTCCTCTTGCTTTTTCAGTAAGTGGCAGGGACTAGGATAGACGGTAAACAGAAATGTTCCTGAGGCGATGTAGTGGTGGTCGGCTAGGAGCGAGGCAAGGCAAGGAGACTGCGTGGAGATATTGCTGATCGGGATGCTGCTGTTGGCCGGCCTGGCGGTTGGATCCCTGGGGAGTCATCTGCTGGGAGTGCCGCGCGTGGTCGGCTACATCCTGCTGGGCATGCTTTTCGCGCCCGATCTTCTCGGTGGGTATCTGGGCATGGACAGCACCGAATGGACCCAGCCGCTGGTCTCGGTCGCCCTCGGCGTCATCGCCTATGTCATTGGCGGGGCCATCTCCCCTGGGCAGTTGCGGCGTCTCGGCTGGAGCATCGTCGGCGCCACGCTGGGCGAGGTCTCGGGCGCCTTCCTGGCAGTGTTCGGTGCCGTGCTGCTGCTCGGCATGACGGTGGCCGATCTGCCACTGTGGTCGTTCGCGCTGGTACTTGCCGCCGTGGCACCGGCCACGGCGCCTGCGGCCATCGTGGCCGTGGTGCACCAATACCGTGCTCGGGGACAGCTGACGACCATGCTGCTTGGCATGGTGGCGATCGACGACGCCCTCGGCATCCTCATCTTCGCCCTGGTGATGGCCACCGTCGGCAGCGGGTCGCTTGGCGGTGCGCTGGGCACCGTCGTCTGGGAGGTCGGTGCGGCGTTGCTGGTCGGTGGCGTGGGCGGCTTTGTGGTCGAGCGTCTGTCGCGGCGCTTTCACGAGCAGAGCATGCTGCTGCCGATGCTGCTGGGCGGGATTTTCCTCATCGTCGGGCTGGCCGGGTGGGCCGGCTTCTCGGCGCTGCTGGCGGCCATGGTGTTCGGTTTTTCGGTGCGCTGGTTCTGCGGCCCGCATGCTGAGCGACTGTTCGAGCCGGTCGAGGATCTCGAGGAGACCGTCTTCGTGCTCTTCTTCACCTTTGCCGGGCTGCATTTCAATCCGGCCGCCGTGATCGACTACTGGCCCCTGATGCTGGTGTACTTCGCCGCCCGTGCTGCCGGGTTGTTCGTCGGCGGCGGTACCGGCGCGCGGCTCGCGGGGGCTCCGAAGCCAGTCTGGTCCAATGTCGGTTTCGGCCTCTTCCCGCAGGGGGGTGTGGCGATTGGCCTCGCGTTGCTCTTGTTGCACTACCCGGGGTTCTCGCGGGCCGGCGAGGTCATCGTCAACCTGATTACCACCACGACGCTGCTGACCGAGGCAGTCGGCGCGATCTCGGTGCGCTACGGCCTGCGTCGCGCCGGTGAGCTCGGCCTGGAACGGGCCGGAGGAGAGGCGAAATGAAGATTGCCGATTGGCTGGAGCAGCATCCGGTGAACGGGGTGACGGTCGAGCGTGATGCCTCGCTCGAGGAGGCGGCCGAGGCGTTGCTGGCCGAGCCGGAGTGCCGGGACATCTACGTGACCGATGCCGAGGGGCGAGTCGTCGGTCACCTGGGATTCCGTCGGCTGGCCGGCGTGCTGCTCTCGGCCCACCGGCCGACGCACAGCCGGCGGCAGATGCTCGAGCGCGTGGCGCGTGGACCGGTCCACGAGTTCATGGACCGGCGCTTCATCGCCGCTCGTCTGGACGAGAACGTTCACCAGGTGCTCCATCCCCACATGGAGCGGCGCGTCGAGGACATTCCGGTGCTCGATGCTGACGGTCGGCTGGTGGGCGTGATCCGGCTGGTCGATCTGGTCCGCGCGGCCATCGAGCCGTCGGATCAGAGCATCGGCTGATTTCAGGCGCGGGGATCGCCGCCGAGGTAGGAAGCCGCCGGGTCGACCAGGAAGCGACCTTCCATCGCCTTGCGGCCGAGCAGCATGCGAAAGCGCATCGTGTCGCGGTCGGTCAGGGTCAGTTCGACCGGCTCCACGAGCTCGCCGATTACCACGCGCGTGGCGATCACGTAGCGATTCTCACGGTGACCCCCGGAGTCCGAGACCAGGCGGCGGTCGAGCAGCTCGGCCTCGCAGCGGACCACGGTGTCGTTGTCCTGCTGGATGGGGTGTACGCCGATGCGCACCATGTCCCGCCCGTCGCGGCGGAACGGCTCGACGGCAAAGGCGTGTAGCGCCGAGGTACGTGCGCCGGTGTCGACCTTCACCTTGATCCGGTCGATACCGAGGTCGGGCAGGGCGACCCATTCCCGCCAGCCCAGTAGAGCCAGCCGTTCGGCGGTGTCGTCGTGGTTCGTCATCGCACTCAGTCCTCGGAAACGTCCTCTTCCTCGGCGTGATTGGCCTGAAAGTCCTCAACCGAACCGGCGATCTCGCTGACGTCGCCCTTGAAGCGGGCGATGTGGTACACCGCGTCGCCCTCGTGGACCAATGGCCGCTCGAGCCGGCCGATCACCACCCCGTTGCTGGTGGAGACGATCGATTCGCGTCGCCCGCTATAGGCATCGTCGACGTAGCCCAATGTCTCGCCGCGCTTCACCTGGGCGCCGAGACGCACCACGGTGCCGAGCATGCCGCTTTCCGGGGCACGTACCCACAGGCTGCGGCGCGAAATGAACGGTTCCGGCCGAGCGGTCTTGCGGCGTGAGGGCGACAGCATGCCGAGGTTGCGCATGACGCTCAGCACCCCCTGTGTGCCGGCGCGGATGGAGACCTCGTCGAAGCGCAGCGCTTCGCCGGCCTCGTAGAGCAGCATGGGAATGCCGAGCTCGCCGGCTGCCGCCCGCAGCGAGCCGTCGCGCAGCGAGGCATTCAGCAGGACCGGCACGCCGAAGGCCTTGGCGAGCTTCAGGGTTTCCGGGTCATCGAGGTTGCCGCGGATCTGCGGCAGGTTGGTGCGGTGCATCGCACCGGTGTGCAGATCGATGCCATGCGTGCAGCGCCTCACGATCTCGTCGAGGAACAGATTGGCCAGACGGGCGGCCAGCGAACCTTCCTCGGAGCCGGGGAACGAGCGATTGAGGTCGCGCCGGTCCGGCAGGTAGCGACTTTCGTGGATCAGGCCGTAGGCGTTGACCACCGGCACGGCGATCAGTGTCCCGCGCAAGCGACTCAGTGCCCGAGTCTTGAGCACCCGGCGGATGATCTCGACGCCATTTAGCTCGTCGCCGTGAATGGCCGCACAGACGAACAGCGTGGGGCCATCTCGACGGCCATGGATCACGTGGACGGGCATGGACAGCTCGGTGTGCGAACTCAGTCGCGGCATCGGCAGATCGACCAGGGCGCGGCTGCCGGGGGCGATCTTGCGACCGGCGATCTCGAACGCGGCGCGCATCGGTTCAGCCCTGACCGCGGGTGCGGGTCAGGCCGCGCTTGGTGCGTCGTTCGGCGAGGCGTTTCTCGATGAACTGGATCTGCATGGCCGCGATGTCCTTGCCGGTGGCCGTCTCAATGCCCTCGAGGCCCGGCGATGAGTTCACTTCCATGACCACGGCACCGTGGTTTGAGCGCAGCAGGTCGACGCCGGCGACGTTCAGTCCCATGGTTTTCGCTGCACGGACGGCCGTCGAGCGCTCTTCGGGGGTGATGCGAATCAGGCTGGCCGAGCCGCCACGGTGCAGGTTGGAGCGGAACTCGCCTTCCTTGCCCTGGCGCTTCATCGCTGCGACCACCTTGTCGCCGATGACGAAGCAGCGGATGTCGGCACCATTCGCCTCGCGGATGTATTCCTGCACCAGGATGTTGGTCTTCATCCCCATGAAGGCCTCGATCACGCTCTCGGCGGCCTGCCTGGTCTCGGCCAGCACCACGCCGATGCCCTGCGTGCCCTCGAGCAGCTTGATCACCAGCGGGGCGCCGCCGACCATCTTGATCAGGTCGCCGACGTCGTCGGGGCGGTGGGCGAAGCCGGTCACCGGCAGGCCGATGCCCTTGCGCGAGAGCAGCTGCAGCGAACGCAGCTTGTCCCGCGAACGACTGATGGCGACCGACTCGTTGAGCGGAAAGGTGCCCATCATCTCGAACTGGCGGAGCACCGCCGTGCCGTAGAAGGTCACCGAGGCGCCGATGCGCGGGATCACCGCGTCGAAGTCGTCGAGCTCCTCGCCCTTGTAGTGGACCTCGGGGTTGTTCGAGGTGATGTTCATGTAGCAGCGCAACACGTCGAGAACGCGGACCTCGTGGCCGCGCTCCTCGGCGGCCTCGATCAGGCGGCGGGTGGAGTAGAGCCTCGGGTTGCGCGACAGGATGGCGATCTTCATGTCTCGATTCGTTCCAGACGGAAAACGGGTAAGGGGAAAGGGATTTCCGCGCGCATCGTCCAGTCGGAGGAAACGCGAGTAACGACCTTACTGTAGGAAAGATTGCGCCGGATTGAGCGAAGTCGGTGACCGATCGGCGGCAGACGAGTGCCAATCGGGTCGGAATCTGGTGCGGGTGGCCGGACTCGAACCGGCACGGCCGTGAGGCCTGCAGATTTTAAGTCTGCTGTGTCTACCAATTCCACCACACCCGCGGTGGGAGCGCGTCGGGCGCGATGCCCGGCGGGGGCGGCATTCTATCGCCTTTTCGGCTGCCCCGCGACCGGCATGCAAGCCCATGCATGTGCGTTACACTGCCCGATCCGATTCATTCAGCGAATTTCTTCCGGAGTCACGCGCGATCATGTCAGAAGCCACTGCTTCCGAGGCCCTCGGCCAAGAGGTGGGTCACCACCCCGCGTTCAACCTGGTGCGTTCGGTACCCATCGAGGCGCTCAACCTGACCGTCGAGGAGTACCGCCACGACAAGACCGGTGCCCGGCACTACCACCTGGCCACCGACGACGAGCAGAACGTCTTCCTGGTCGGCCTGCGCACGGTGCCGGAAGACTCCACCGGCGTGGCCCACATCCTCGAGCACACCGCGCTGTGCGGCTCGGAGCGCTATCCGGTGCGCGACCCGTTCTTCATGATGATTCGCCGGTCGCTCAATACGTTCATGAACGCTTTCACCTCGAGCGACTGGACGGCTTACCCGTTCGCCTCCTGCAACGTGAAGGACTTCTACAACCTGCTCGACGTCTATCTCGACGCGACGTTCTTCTCGCGCATCGACGAGCTGGACTTCCGCCAGGAGGGCCATCGGGTCGAGTTCGAGCAGTGGGACGATCCGAGTACCCCGCTGACCTTCAAGGGCGTGGTCTTCAATGAGATGAAGGGCGCGATGAGCGACCCGACCTCCGTGCTCTGGCAGACGCTCTCGCGCGAGCTGTTCCCGGACACCACCTATCACCACAACTCCGGCGGCGATCCGGCGCGGATTCCGGATCTGACCTACGAGCAGATGGTGGCGTTCTACAAGCGCTTCTATCACCCGTCGAACGCCGTGTTCATGACCTACGGCAACCAGCCGGTCGATCGCCTGCAAAAGGAATTCGAAGAGCGCGCGCTGGCGCGGTTCGACGAAATCGACCCGGACTCGGCCGTGCCGCTGCAACCGATCTTCGCCGG
This genomic interval carries:
- a CDS encoding LTA synthase family protein yields the protein MALGILALWAAGFIGALMIESFQRPHALPPGRRRTAAVVTHAGVWTVLFSLLVIVLARPVFALAISWALWFALVMVNNAKERVLREPFLFDDYDYFLDALRHPRLFLPFLGGAKGLAITVVSIGVVVAGWWLEPSWARGVGAIAVAGGLMVVGAAVAMLSARRGATTLTFRPGVDHRRHGLIAHLAFQAAARQPSPEPSMPWRRGRPSPAPDQRVPDVVAVQSESFFDPRQRFPGVRPEVLTHFDRLAREGVSGKLDVPAFGANTVRSEFAFLSGVPEAQLGHRQFSPYRFVQPGFLDVTLASVFREAGYRTVCVHPYHGGFYRRNQVMPLLGFDEFVDITPFADARGDGPYVDDDALADWIIEQLGDSDRPLFVFAITMENHGPLHLETPRPGEADDYFLHGQASDDPDATIYLRHLVNADRMLGRLAAALKDGDRPGALCWFGDHPPILPQVYSRHGYPGRSTDYLVWRTEPALAAAAVRRPLHQLGATLIDAIGWQTDER
- a CDS encoding class I SAM-dependent methyltransferase, translated to MDCPLSNHFESGGNAYARHRPDYPSELVDTLSAACRGNVLAVDVGSGTGQLTATLTNHFERVIGIDPSINQLRNAVQHPRIEYRQGPAEALPVADDSADLVVTAQAAHWFDLDRFYSETRRILRPGGAVALVSYGVPYIESGANSAFQRFYWQELPAFWPKERHHVETGYADLPFPFEEFDTPKLYIRKAWNLSDFLGYLDTWSAKKRAVALGHENLFKSFAETLQRDWGEPDVAHGIVWPLTVRAGRV
- a CDS encoding YtoQ family protein gives rise to the protein MSLTVYLSGEIHTDWREQIEQGAKDACLDINFTRPVTDHAASDAAGDLLGEEDKQFWRDHKSAKVNAIRIKTLLEQADVAVVRFGDKYKQWNAAFDAGYCAAMGTPYITLHDEGLIHPLKEVDAAAMAWATTPEQVVGILKHVMRD
- the ilvD gene encoding dihydroxy-acid dehydratase is translated as MSDQPTDPRRRHSAPVVDGINKSASRAMLRAVGFEDEDFQKPQVGVASTWSQVTPCNAHIDKLAEAARVGADAAGGKGVIFNTITISDGIANGTEGMKYSLVSREVIADSIETVAGCEGFDGLVAIGGCDKNMPGCLIGMARLNRPSVFVYGGTILPGKCHTDIVSVFEAVGAYTKGEIDLPRLEDIEKTAIPGPGSCGGMYTANTMASAIEALGMSLPGSSAQNAVSEEKRADSKAAGAAVLKLLDQDIRPRDIMTRKAFENAITVTIALGGSTNAVLHLLAMANVVDVPLTLDDFTEIGRRVPVLADLRPSGHYMMSELVEIGGIQPLMKNLLDVGLLHGDCLTVTGRTLADNLSEVTPYPDDQQIIAPLDTPKKADSHLRILKGNLAPEGAVAKITGKEGTRFSGTARVFGSEEEAQERILDGTVTAGDVVVIRYEGPRGGPGMREMLSPTSAIMGRGLGKEVALITDGRFSGGSHGFVVGHITPEAFDGGPIALVEDGDSITIDAEADTIELAVDNDELERRRAKWQRPAPNYPRGVLAKYAKTVSSASTGAVTDLPE
- a CDS encoding type 1 glutamine amidotransferase domain-containing protein produces the protein MAEHLNGKRVALLVADGFEQVELTEPKRALEEAGATAEIVSPADRRVKGWQHTDWGDVFDVDTPLDSASESNYDALVLPGGVMNPDALRQNDKAVAFVREFFDHHKPVAAICHGGWTLAEADVLQGRRMTSYPSIQTDLKNAGAMWVDEEVVVDNGLVSSRNPDDLPAFNAKLVEEVAEGRH
- a CDS encoding NMCC_0638 family (lipo)protein, whose product is MNMPYPILALAASVLLATAPFAVAGAEETPADSFKRLYLTLCMQHLNDLGRMRQGLSSAPRLPPEKATYFLNGKDGDAWPVPTDQGRFVLALPEGDNLCAVFARRVDTHLVEKSFVDLVAEAPAPLLSRQVRDEREMSRPNGETHTLAYEWYVPDAPRSMLFTLTTAPKDDASIQALGSAALITR